tttaatttcacagGCTGTCTTAGGGTTTCATACTATAATGGGAACACTTTCCCAATTTAGGTTATGGTTCAAATAACCTCTTCCCTTTTATTTGGTTGCGTACTCAGCTGTTTGTCACGATCCAGAAGTAACTGAATATGACATGCCAAATAATTGTTTGGGAAgttacactgtaaaatattacaCGGACCTTCCGGGAAGACATGCTGAAGCTGTATTTCCCAAGCAGAGCAACCTTCATTGCGAGTAGTTGGTTCTTGTTTTCAGTGCTGATTCTCCCTTCCTCTGACCTTGCCGATGGCAGGCAACAAGAAGTCAAAGTAACTGAAAGCCTTTCAGAGGTTAATGGAGGTCAAAGTGAATTTAACAAACAACACTCGCAGTGAAATAAAGAGAAGCTGAAATGGTAGAACTGTACTTTCAGAAAAATTTATCTCCTGTAATTGCTGTTTAGCTGTCTGCCTGTTCCCTCCTGACTTTACCTTTTGCCTGCTACCTGAAGCATGACTGAACAAGAGCTAGCAGGCCTTTTTAATGAACACATACATTCAACCGTGGGAGAGATACTCatgggcgcacacacacacacacacacacacattcatcttgTCATAACGAAATCTCATATGTCAGATAGGTTGACTTTACCGAAGAAAAACTTTccttatttgtatttatttgaatgCACCAGAATTTTATTCAGACTATTTATTTGGACCATCAGTTATGAGCTGTTCACCCAACATGGAAGGGCAGTTGATATTTTCAAAtgataaaagtaaaaaatgttAAGACCTGAAGGGTTTTGTGTAAATGCCCCACATCTTATTTTCttgatttgtttgttcattctgGAGTTCTGTTTAAGATATTCATATGCGTTTAAGTATCAGAAACCTAAATCACATTTGCACTATTCCCCCAGCATCTGTCATCCCAAACAACCTAACAatgtctttgtcttttttaaaagCATAACTGTTATGACTATTTCAAAAACACTGCACATGTTGAAATACTCATTACTAGATTTGTGGACTATAGGTGGACTTCAGTTACAGGCTGAATAGGCAGAGAGATGAtctgaaatgcttttaaaagcgTTCAGAATGCTTAGTTTACATATATAGATTGCTCAGACTGTTAAGTGTATGTTGTGTCCCgaaactttaaaaatgtctcAGGACATTTGACTTATTTATAATCAAGGGAAATTCTTTTTTATAATTGTAATGGCTGTTCTTGCAGCGATTATGTACGATAAAGAATAACTATACACACAGGTTTGAGGAATAGTTGAAAGCGCCAGAATCAAAGCCTGGTTAGTGTTTTCTGGTCTGTCATGCAAATTTACTGCATATAAGTTGCATGGAATTTGTGAGTGATGTAACTATTGGTCAGGAATTCCCTGCTATGATCTCTGCTGTATAATGGCTGTGCTTTAGGGCTTTCAGTGGTTTCTCTAAAAGAATGCTCTGGCTGAGGTACAGATCTTGTGACTGAGATGATCTTATGCTTTCTGAACTTTAGTTCTTAATGAGTAGAGGGACAGAACACAATGAAAGCagacattgagagagagagcaaaagtgAAACGGAAAGTTAAGACTTAacttgatgacagctttgcccATCAAGGCCATCTCTGAGTAATCCCACAAAACCTACAAGCAGGTTTTAGACACATGGAGAAAGTAAATTTTTCTAGTTTAAGCTTtacattttggtttgtttgtttttatattctagtcatgtattatttttttcattattttatctgACTTCCTTTTTGAATTTCCTGTAGGTCCAAGCTGACacgtgtttgcaatgaacagATGGCAAATGTTTATTGCACCAAGACAAATTCTAAAAAGGCTTTatgtttcatatttaaatattttcaaagtTTCAGTCACATGAATCATTGTAAAACAGTTATCCGAAGCAGCTTGGAGGCATAAGCGTACACAATCTGCCCAAACCTGTTTTACATATTCTCTTTGTTCTAAatagtctctctctttctctctaggtTTATGTGTGCACAGTTGAAGAACCCAGTCTTGGAAAGTATAAGTATCATTGATACTCCAGGGATCCTGTCAGGGGAGAAACAGAGGATCAGCCGAGGTCAGAAACCTTAGGGTCTTTCTACTCTCCCTCATTCATACACTCTCTCACTGCACCCTTCCTTCCCCATCCCCCTTCTCTTCTACATATTTACTACTTGCTAAAGATGTTTTCCATAGACAAATCTATGCCATACCCTATTTCTTTGGAATATCTTAGGcattagggctgggcaataagGCAGTGTTTTTATGATCATTTTGTATGAGAGAAATTTCACAGGGAATGTAAAGACCTTTTCTGAAAATGACTTTTGATATTTTACTGTCACATCGGACAGAGTTGGTGCTAGTTTAATGGCCTGCATACAGCAATAAAATCTTCCCTTTTTGTTTGGCAAAGTCCACATCATGTGTTTTGCATTTCTGCTTTTAGAAGAGAAAGTTCATTCTGAATTTTGTTACAGCACTGCAATATTTTCACCCCTCTTGGCAAAAATGAAATCCTACGCTAAAATGCAGCTATGCACCAAATAGAGATGAGGAagtagaaacaaaaacaaagcagaacaggCCAAGCCCCTGATCCCTGTCAGGCGGCCACATATGACCAGGCTGTTTAACCACATCCTTGATATTTTCCCCAGTTTTATTATAGCTGCCAGTATAGTTTATGAGAAATAAGAGGTTTATTTAAAAGACCATGTTAATATACTGGATGCATTACACAGGTGCTGTCAGTAATTAAGTCTAACTTGGAGAGTTAAGATTACTCAAAGCAACTACATAACTACTTTATCAAATCTGTGTATCTTTTTCATTACAGTATTTTGGATTCATTGAAAGGCTATACATGCTTTATTATTGTTAGGTTCAGTTATTCagttaaatttgtttttgaTAGTTTCATGTTAATGATACTCAGAAGGAGCTGTTTAACATCTCAGAAATTGCATATTATATTGACAATAATATTAAAGGAAATGACACATTCAGAAGGTTTTGTGCCCCATGCTGTAGCCAATGTGGGATGGGTCCTTTCTTAACAACACTACCTTTGTAGCCAGCAGATCACAGTAACATTTTGTGGCGAGATTATAAGAAGGGATCTGCCTCatctttttatgtttaaaaaaaaaaaaaaacatttattttacactagAGCAGTtcaagtgctttaaaaacagatgtcacaaaatgactttttttaattaatcatatttttaataattcatattaaatatGCTTAACTGTAGACCATCAAGGATACATCCTCAAAATCAATACAAGCATAGGTGGCTTTACTTTACAGTACTGGATGAATCCTTCAGGCTGTCACTGCCCTCTATGACTGAGCAACCATGAAGTGTAGCCTAGTCTTTGAGATGCAGCTGATGCACTTCTCACATTTAATCGGCACGTCAAAGCATCTGGGAAAAAGTAATTCGGTGTACATTAGGAGGGTTTATGAAAAGAGGTACAAATGCAGTAGACTCTCATCTAGCTGTGGAAAGTCAGTGATTCTATGGATACAGATTGAAGATTAGGATAATCAAGAATGATTTCAGAGATaagaccattaaaaaaaaaaaacccagaaaccTCTTATTAAACATAAGCTTCTCTGAAACAAAGTGGCTTTTTCAGAATGTGCAATAAAAAGATACTTCAACAGAAATACTGTGTGGTGAAGTTGATAGGAAAAAGGCATTTTTGCAACCATACTAAGAAACCAAATGGAGCCAAATACCATTGAGACCTCAAGACTTCTGGAAAGTAAGTTTGAGTGATGAGACAAAAATGCAACAATGTTTTTCCAGTCTTAAACTTTATATTTGGTGCAGAACAAAGGCTATGAAAAAAACATCTTAACATGGAGCTTGGAGGTGGATTTGTCTGGAGCTTGTTTGAGCAACAAAAGCACAAGACAGTTTGTCAGTGCTGGCAAGATGAATGCAACAGATCCAAGATGTCAAAGACAGTTGAAAATAAAATCTGGAGTTACCCTCCCTGTCCTGGACCTCAATATACTTATTCCATTTTGAGGTGAATTCAAACTTGTACTACATGCAGAGCAACCAAAGAATGTACAGATCAACGGGCAGGTCTAATGCCTGAAGGAAACAAGGCACTGAACTGAGACTATCTCAAAATTCAACAAGCTGTTGTTAATGCTCAGAGCCTGCACACAATACTGAGAACCAAGGGTATCTACAGTTTCTAATCCATGTGGGGGGgaagcccagtttcagttgctTACTGGATGTAagcaatttggattttattataaGGAAAAAAACTTGAAAAACAAGCCAAGACCAAGCCAGAGAAATACTCTGGAGCCCAGAAGGAcaaaatccagaggcaaaaatagagaaaaaaataagCGAGGATTACatgtgaagacaaaatagaagaaaacactcaGCTGAAGCAAAACATGGCTGTCCTGCGAatcattacagccctaaaaTGAGGTTTAACAGCGCGCCgcccctccttcacctactgctacGAGCACAGAGCTGCTGTGTGCACCTGCCCCAAGCGCTGTGCTGTTTTCACCTTTAGcctttattctattataattgtaagagcacataactgatattaaattgacctcttctagtttttatttctttcaaaacacttATTGCCCATAAATTtgatatgttctcataaatgtataattgtgtttaaaacatggtTTAGGCCTGGTTATTTGTTTTAGATAGTTTTGTTAAGCTTGCAAATTTCAAGTcaataaaaagcaaaaacatgcaaaaattcaagcaagaaCCAGGGCCGCACATGTTTTTGTGGAAAAACCCaaggaggttttggtttgataatgggtcGTACTTGGTCTAAAAGCTTGAGAACCACTGTCCTGGAGCAAATAAGCACTCATCCTctacaaagaacaacttgtaCATATTGAAATGCacaattatttacaatattaacatattaaaaCAAGATATGGCCTTTGCAAAAATTTGGGCACAGTTTTAAAGATATGTAAAATTCTCagggaaaaaaacagatttaagtttttcttgttgtgtgtgtgaaataactTTCCACTTaagcaataaataaaacttttaaaatgatCAAAACGTGACTGAGAtattacaataatttaaaaattattaaaaaaaaaaaccagccaCTCACAAATACAAGCACAGgcattttaacttttatttagtattattattttttaaatctatagACACTACTAATACATAAAGGTTccattgtgttgatcttacGATTAATTGTACGTTATTCATGTTCAACCTTATAAATGCGATTAATTTCacaattcatttttaaactttttttttttgggttcaTGGCACAAGttcaaatatttgaaaatgattGTATATTACTTAATCTGTGCCTGTCTTGTTGCTTCTCTAAGACTACTTTCATGTGTCAGTGTCATTTCCTCATTGCTGACCCTTGCTGACTGAGCTCTTCTTAACTTGGCAGATTGTAGTAGAGGTCATGAAACATGCTGAATGTCTCCTATTTACTGTAAAGTGTAAATGTGTACAGAATTAATCCTAGCTATGCACTCATCTCACTTCCACTCTAAaggcatttgtgtttgtttcctgGGGTTATTGTTGATTATATGCTTTTGCTATATACGTataaatattgatatatgcTTGGCTCAAATTttcttcatttaatttttttatgaaGCTCTTAAACTCTCTTGATTTATGCTTATAAGAACATAAGAATTGTATAAACAATCTTTATTGGCTCTCTTTATCACAGCTACAGCTTGTACAATCCCAGTGTTCCTATTTACTGGTTCAGATTTGAGTGTTGAGTGTCAGGACCTAAAATTTAGTGGCAGGAATAGTATGTGTGACTATACAGAGGTGAAAGGACTGCACAAGTCCTGtcttaaattaaaacaaacgTTTGCAATTATTCACAattcagaaatattattttaaaagataatatccaatgttgaaaatgttttcttttaaaaacattactgCTTTATATGCCTGTGCTGTTTCTTCATaagttaaaattatttatagtgAGGACAGGTATTGATGTTAATTCTTTTAATGAAGAATTTGTTCCTTTTTGCTGCACTAACACCTGCAGAGGGTTTAAAGGCCTGCATCAGTTGAGTAAAACTCTCATGGGTGGTTTCCCAGATAGGGTTCAAGCCTAGTCCTAGAttatatcctcctttcaatggaaaaatcaccattcaaaatgctgtgttaAAAAACGTAATGTCTGTCTGGGAATCCACCCCTCAGATTTATATAATCAAGTAACGTGCCAGTGATGGGGAAATAATGGAGTCTATTATGAGGAATGAGTATATTAGTGGGGACTTTTACACAACTCATGCTTGCACTCTGCAGTACTGGAATCAATCCATAAGTTGTCAAGAAACATTTGCCATTTGGTAGAAAGAATGTCAGCTGTTTCCCTGTGAGCCCTAGCTCTCCCTCCCGGAAAATCCAGTGGCTTTTAccctttgttttgcttttgctttCTATTATTTTAAGTTTCTGTTTTGGTAATCTATTGGTCTTCTGAATCAAGTTTTTGTGTCTTGTGTCGTCATAACAGGTTCAGTGTCTTTGTTAAATTCCAAATAGTCATCATTATGgcaaatggggggggggggggagtgagaTCCAACAATGAGGGAACCCTTTTTATGGTTTTAAATTTTCTCAGTTCCATATAAAAGTCATATCCTTGAGCTGTTCAAGCTAGaaaaccccccaccccccacatgcatatttacagtaaatggaATCTCTGACTACGTGGCTGTGTCCTTGGCGTTTAAGGCCAGCTGCAGTCTCTTCAGATCAGATGACACTGCTCCTAATCAAAACCATAATTCCTTCCCTTGctgtttccttttttgttttttactgcaTAGCTTGCTGCCTTCACTCCTGCTGGCTTCCTGTCACTGGTTTATTTTACATGGATTGCTTTGTTTAACAGAGCCCTGTTGGTTTTCTACATTGTACATCATTAAACTGTTCTATAAATATTGTAATTTTTACTCATGATGTTATATGGACTATTCATTGTTATATTGGCATTTAGCATCAAATCTACAGCccacactgcaccagtgtcTGTGCTCGTTGTCATGACACTGCATTTTATGCTAGCTTGAAGAacagaaagaacaaaaacagcTGTGTATGGATGTTTCAGCATCagtttttgctttttaaaatttgACCAAGTGTTAGGACTGTATCCTCGAGTTATCAGGGTGTCATGCCTTGGATTAAatctttatttttgttctgtgttcctGCAGGCTATGATTTTGCAGCTGTGCTAGAGTGGTTTGCTGAACGAGTGGACCGCATTATCCTGCTCTTTGACGCCCACAAACTGGACATCTCTGATGAGTTCTCAGAGGTGATCAAGGCCTTAAAAAACCATGAGGACAAAATGCGAGTGGTGTTGAATAAAGCAGACCAGATCAGCACGCAGCAGTTGATGAGAGTGTACGGTGCCCTCATGTGGTCACTAGGGAAGATCATTAACACCCCAGAGGTCGTGCGGGTCTACATCGGTTCCTTCTGGGCACAGCCCCTTCTTGTGCCGGACAACAGGAAGCTGTTTGAAGCAGAGGAGCAGGACCTCTTCCGAGACATCCAGAGTCTTCCACGAAATGCTGCCCTGAGAAAGCTGAATGATCTGATCAAGAGGGCACGTCTTGCCAAGGTAAAAAAATAACTTTGGGTAATTTCCAAATAAGTGTTGGCATCCGGTTGGGGGATGGGGGACAAGCATTTCCTGTTTTCTTGAAGTGAGATCAGGAAAAGGTGCCAAAATGATTGCTTAAGCGTTCACTGTATTTGTCACTTGAAGTGGTAAAATATCCTGATGTCATTCTGTCCCTCAAATGTTGGCACAGGAAAGAAAATGTGGGTTGTAAAATGTACCTTTAATCTGCTGACATCTCTCTTTCCAGGTTCATGCTTACATTATTACCTCACTGAAGAAGGAAATGCCCAGTGTCTTTGGAAAAGATTCCAAAAAGAAGGAGCTCATTTCTAACCTGGGTGCAATCTATGAAAAGATTGAGAAGGAACACAACATCTCTCCTGGGGACTTCCCTAACCTCAAGAAGATGcaggtaaaaatattaaagataTTCACAGAAGGACTTTTCCAACATAAATGGGAATGTCTTTAATGGAGAAAATTATCACTGGACTAATCTTTAAttggtttttaattttgttttgatttttgttcttcagtaaaaacaaaaactagtTCTTACTGAAGAACTTGACTGGACTGGAACTGGTGTTGCCACCTGTCCCGTAAAATACGGAATCAGGCTAAGGCATGCATTCCGTTTTGAACCGATACGAGACGCGTTTTGTTCCATATTATTGAGGTCACACTGATGGCGATGgtttgagacaaaaaaaaactcagctcTTTCTCAGCCGGAGCAACGTGCAGATACTCCacagctcctaaacagagaacgcgcttctcattggtcttCAACGTTATTCAGCCGGTCAGCAGCCAAtagagtcacagtccctcctacagggtcTTGTTTTGCTGCggtgctgagagcagcaggtcagtgctgGAAAACTGGGAACTTAAATTCCACATAAGCATTGCACATAAGTAGAGCTTTATGTGCACCATGTATCCTTTTTGTTTTATatctttttatatttctatGAACATTTCTGGTACCAGTTATCATTTCCAAATATACTGGTATGTTTGTATTGGCCTCTTTGACCTCTACATcgaaaaataaaagggaaattatcATATACTTTCACCATGTTGTATTGAAAATGTATCGTATCATGGAGCAAAAACAGCAATATTCAGTTTTGTCAGATACAGTTTTGACaagaaaatttaaattaataattgcTAATGTAATTCAGTGTTGTGCATTCTGTCCTGTTCTGGTATTTAAGTATACATAACATTTAATGGTCAGATACTCAAACAACATGGTGGAaatgatgcaaaaaaaaaaagattcagtgAATGGTGGTATGACTTTCTAGATGATATCAGTGTCTTAATATGTTGAAAAACCTGTAGCACAGAGATTTAGCTGTGTACATGGGGTGAACATATGAAAACATTTAGTTTCCTTGGTAACTTGCATAAGCATTTatataatgttaaaaatgtactATTTTGTTTGAATCAGTCAtgctgaaatataaataaaatgttttactgGAATTTTGGCCAAACAGgtatttaatattaaagttCTGACACTGATATCGCAATTGTCTGTAAAATATGATATAAATATacatgctttttaatgtttttggggGTTTCTTTTTGCTTCTCAGGAGCTCCTGGCTGGCCAAGACTTCAACAAATTCCCTGCTTTGAAGCCTAAACTCATGGAGTCTGTTGAGGACATGCTGGCTAATGATATCGCCAAGCTCATGACACTTGTGCGCCAGGAGGAGGCGTCCATGCCAGACCAGGTGGTGAAGGGTGGTGCATTTGATGGAACCATGAATGGGCCATTCGGTCACGGCTATGGTGAGGGGGCTGGAGAGGGCAttgatgagctggagtgggtGGTGGGCCGTGACAAGCCCTCCTACGACGAGATATTCTACACACTCTCTCCTGTTAATGGTAAGGTGTCGGGTGCTGCGGCCAAGAAAGAGATGTTGAAGTCCAAGCTTCCCAATACGGTGCTCGGCAAGATCTGGACCCTGGCTGATGTGGACAAAGATGGTTTCTTGGATGATGAGGAGTTCGCTCTGGCCAACCATCTGATCAAAGTGAAGTTGGAGGGATATGAGCTGCCTGCGAAGCTGCCTGCTCACCTGGTGCCCCCTTCCAAGCGTGGTCAGGAGCAGCAGTGAGTCGATGGGCTGCTCCAGCAGCTTTAACGCTGTGGCTGTTGCCTTGGGCTTCCACTCTTG
This region of Hoplias malabaricus isolate fHopMal1 chromosome 17, fHopMal1.hap1, whole genome shotgun sequence genomic DNA includes:
- the ehd1a gene encoding EH domain-containing protein 1a, yielding MFSWSKSNAKKDPELFQDVADGLRRLYRNKLFPLEDTYRFHDFHSPALEDADFDNKPMVLLVGQYSTGKTTFIRHLMEQDFPGMRIGPEPTTDSFIAVMHGDQEGVVPGNALVVDPKKPFRKLNAFGNAFLNRFMCAQLKNPVLESISIIDTPGILSGEKQRISRGYDFAAVLEWFAERVDRIILLFDAHKLDISDEFSEVIKALKNHEDKMRVVLNKADQISTQQLMRVYGALMWSLGKIINTPEVVRVYIGSFWAQPLLVPDNRKLFEAEEQDLFRDIQSLPRNAALRKLNDLIKRARLAKVHAYIITSLKKEMPSVFGKDSKKKELISNLGAIYEKIEKEHNISPGDFPNLKKMQELLAGQDFNKFPALKPKLMESVEDMLANDIAKLMTLVRQEEASMPDQVVKGGAFDGTMNGPFGHGYGEGAGEGIDELEWVVGRDKPSYDEIFYTLSPVNGKVSGAAAKKEMLKSKLPNTVLGKIWTLADVDKDGFLDDEEFALANHLIKVKLEGYELPAKLPAHLVPPSKRGQEQQ